A segment of the Sander lucioperca isolate FBNREF2018 chromosome 7, SLUC_FBN_1.2, whole genome shotgun sequence genome:
TTAAAGCTTCATAAGGCGTGGTGTATGCTTTTAGTCTTGTGTAATAGGTAAGTGTGCAATACACTTACAGTACTGAGGAAAGTACCTCTCAAATTACAAGAACCACAAGCAGTTAACAAGAGATATAAATGTACGAATCGTATGTAGCAATAAAGTGCATTCCAGTGTTGGGTTGATGCAATGTTCAAACTGACACAATAGTCACTTACCGACAGCAGCGCCTGTTTTGGCTGTGGGCAGGTTGGTACAGTCTCCAATCCCAAACACATTGGGATACCTTTTATGTTGTAGGTGGTCTTTGTTGACATCCAACCAGCCAGCCTCATCTGCCAGTGGACTGCCTTTTATTACCAAATTGGGTCCCATTGGTGGTGTGACATGAAGCATTTCATACtaataaagaaaaacagcaaagtgTAAGCATTTTTCACTGGAGTCTCTTTTTCTAATTTGGCATATATTTAGGCGCAAAGGTAGAAACAATGTATAGTGTATTAGGTTGTTCATAACAGGACATATATATTAAAGCGGAAGGAGGTCACATGATGGAATAGGTTGTCCATTATACAAAGCCGTCAATACTATACTACTATGTAAAAGCCACTGTTGAGGTAAAGTACAGTAATACAGTTACCTCAAACACTTTGGTTTCGCCTGGTTTGTCAAGATTTTCAAATACAGCTTCTTTCTTGTCTGCCCGCACTTCAATCAGGTTTTGCCTAAGGTTCACTTGTAGGTCACGCTGTTTCACAATGTCCCACAATGAGTCAGCATATTTCTTGATCCCAAAGAGCACAGGTAGGGATGTGTTGTATATTACATTGGCCTTATCCCTTTTTCCTGTCTTGGATAGAAACATAAAATATCTTCATTTACTGAGAACTTAGAGAACCACACTTGATAGTTTCAAAATGTACTACATTATCATTACAATCTAAAAATTAAGTACTTTTCTGAGAAAGGCATCTGTTAGATACATGATCTTCTGTGGAGCTCCAGCACATTTCACAGGAGTATTTGGGAAAGTGAACACAGCGTTTCCCTCTTTAAAGTCCTGCAGTGCTTTCCACGTTTTCTCCACAGTTTGGACTGAGTAGTTTGAACCAATCTTTGGATATTCAAATCCTTCTGGCAGTCCTTTGATCTACATATAAGAACAGTGCACATTTTTTAGAGGTAATAGAATTTATATACAATTGAGAAAGTTTACTATAAATGAAAAAAGCATTACTTCACCTTTTCAAAATGCAGTTGTAAACCAAGAGCCACAATCAAATACTCATAGGAGATCTGCAATGTGAAAGAAAGTCTAAGTAGGGCTAGATGCACATAAAATCCTCATCACTTAAAAACAACTCAATGCCAAGACAGTAGATGACACAATATACAACAATTTCTTAAAGCAAACATACTTCAGACCCATCGTCTGTGCGTATAGTATTTGTGTCTGGGTTTATTTCCTGAACTTTAGATTTCACCCACTTCACTCCAGACGGCATAACACTTGCAGTGGAACGACTGGATGAGGTTAAAGTTTTTGCACCAGCACCAACCAGGGTCCATATTGGCTGATAGTAGTGCATCTGAAAAAATAGGAAAGTTATAAGACACCAGCTTTACAAGATGGTGGAAAATATGATTATGTTTCTGAGGgactaaaacaaaaatgcaaacaTAAATTCACAGCTGAATGAAAGGCACCACATTTCATAATTTGTAGTTTTAATCGTATTCTAGTGATACACAAAGAAAGGTAGACAAATTATAATCATAATCTACTGGATCCTTGCCTCACTGGGCTCCACAACAGCCACATTCTCAGCTCCCATCATCCTCTTCATTCGTGCACTCATTGAAATGCCCCCAGTTCCTCCTCCCAGCACAAGCATTTTGTAGTGCTGTTTGGCAGAGGCCCGGCTGCTCGTGTGAAAATGAGAGATAGCAATGCGCGTGAAGTGGCACTGCCCCAGACGATGCAATGCAGCCATTCTGTGTCTGAAAGTAACGAGTCATTTTGGTTAGCAACAATTCAGTTATGCTGTCTGGGACTCAAACGTACAAAATCTGTCAACAACATGCACTTCCCATTTGGCTGCtccacatttacattttgactATGAGTAGGTAAGAAGTAGAACTATTTTTGTCTTTTAGATTAATGCGTACTATAAATGACCTGTAAATAATACTGTAAATTAGTGCGGTTGGATGGGGAGTAGAGTTTAGGCATCTTAAAAATGTAGTGTTCTGACATGCAATATGACAACAATGAGATCATGAATTGATCGATTGTAGCTTTAAGTTAGTTGCCACCCTAGCTTTTGTAAAAAGTGACCATCCCAGATAATTTGGACAAAAcacgcgcacacaaacacaccataaTATCTGCTGGAGCAAATATGACTTTTCTTGACAAGTTGTAGAGTAACGAGGTCAGCATAATAAGGGCACCTACTTTAGCTTATGTGAGAGATTCTCACTTTGACATATTTCAGTATATGCCAGTTTGACAGAAGCCACTGTCCTTTATAGCCGTAGCACAAGTAACTGATTATATAATTATGTAGGTTACATTTATTTGGGGTGTTTACATCCTCTTCCGTGAATCCAAATCTGAGCTGAACTGCTGCATGCTGCGTAATCAACTGACAGAGCCTTCCTATAACGTCGAAAAAGAAAATACTTGTGTGATACTTGCCTTGACCAACACTGCTGCCCGTTTAACTGTTTGTCTGAGCGTCAATTCAGACAAAATCCGGGAGAATTAAGTCCAACCTAATTCGACTGGGCGAAGAACGCAGGACTTCCACAACCTGAAGCTACTCCGTTGTGAATGTGAACTTGCAGTCGCCACCCTTTGAGGGGCGGACGTAACAGAGTTGaagcaaagaatttctaataagggaagaagttctgtcggtacacgatccgttctgcacatgcgcaagataatacagttttacgtatccatacgacctgcacgatctgttccacgctagcctatggctagcctccaccgggaagctaacgttagtttagctaacagctaattcggctaaccgctagctgacagctagattcagtctaaaataacgttaactcaaacgtaatgggaaaagcaggctacagctaaattaagacttcacagtaataacaataaagacaagtattgagtgattgtattttaaatgagcacaagtaaagtagaactgacgtaacagctgttatatatgttaggtgtttgttatatatgtcaacgtttattttcaagttttattttgagggtcttttaaagttattacatgctgtctcagctagcagttagccgaattagctgttagctaaactaacgttagcctggctgtcgaccggaagcgtggaacagatcgtgcagtgtcgtaaatcctcgtacaaccgcgcatgcgcgaacattttgcgcatgtgcagaacggatcgtgcaggcagaacggatcgtgtaccgacagatacgtaaaacagtattatcttgcgcatgtgcagaacggatcgtgtaccgacagtaccgacaagttccactctctcgttacttccggcttctgaactggttgcagttccaccagagttccatatagggggcgctcacaggccagtgcagaatgaatgggactctatggagctatacccctcaaaatccacttttctcaggatataattttttgtctagtaatttgaatgttgcatttgaaaggggaggctaagaaaatacacactgctgggtgttagatttttttaaagtggcttttttgttctaaaaagccttttaaaatgtcaatgacgtcatacacatatacggccagagatactgctttacggcaagctttgagtcgcttccttttttctctcgaggcatcgacaacacagctgacagattagactctccctgtcaatacacgtgctagaaagaggtttgctaatgttttaaagaccacgccgaaatattcactctggcattctggttctgcttcggatgccgtcaagcgggatcttcgatcgtaatctgtccttaactgaccaatcagcattcattagcagaatgctagcgtgttatgggcaacaacgactcaacctgtaacaaatcgaaagggcataagtactcgttcattcaactttcgacctataatccatgttgaacttgcaaaaactacaatcaaatctaagatttctcatcgacaatcaggcgaaagagacaaatttagccgtctagctccatagggtcccattcatttagcactGGACCgagatcacccccagtggaactctggtggaactgcaaccaaagtaggtacaatggggcttaatcatggatgtattaagagaacgggcttaatagggagtggaacggctttccgtagacgggctttggttgAAGTCATTATTTATTCCGCCTCCTCCATCGTCCGACCAATCAAAAGCGATCATTATAAACCGGCAGTTAACGTTTTAGCCACCGACTACATGGTTCtcttctatatacagtatatgcatggtcccttattagaaattattTGTTTCTAGGGCTCTGGTTCTAGCTAAAGCTATCACCCCCCCCCCATAAATCATGGACTAACTAGCCAGTCTCCTGTACATTCACACAGATTTGTATCACAGAAATGGTAGCCTCGCATTTGCAGACCTTCCTTCaaagcgctgcggaggagggtctggctagtccacaccaTGGATGTACTAAGAGTccacaccatagactgtatacagtctatggtccacACACagcatagagctcaacagtgaccgcccactttttttcAGCTCTGTCTCCGGAAGTGTTTTTTCCCATTCAATTGTTCCATTGACGTTTCGAAAATTGCTTATAAatagagttttaagtctggaaccaagccaaccagctacaagATGAATAGTGAACATAAgacatttgattcggcgcaaaaaaacattttgaaaacggcaaaaaaggcaaaggtacaagaccgagtacagaaactatcatagacttcaatggtagaagcttGCTCTTGCCGTTTGCGGTTTCCTGGTACGGTAAACGTTGTCaatgcccgatgtgagtcgagtgcagatgtaagtcgcgcatgcgtcactttgcgacaagtagcctacaagatggtaacggctttttgagctaacgcacagtctatgagctaacgttagcaatcaaacagtcatagatagctacaacgtttttgaaatgactgctagctaaaagttagcaatcaaacacaacaaaggctgtcacttgaatggtattttgagctaacgttagcaaccaaacagtcatagatagctacaacgtttttgaaatgattaccatcttctgttattgtatgtaaagagaaacgtttattattttatagatttcacaaatttctgTATGACAcattatgccgtaaacagtttaaatctgagcatgcgcgactcacatctgcactcgactcacatcgggcagtgacaaacgtttctatggtaacagcgagttggaccaattAGAGAAGTTGCTGTTttgcttaggattgtgggtagtgtagtttgtCTCCATTAAATcgcggataaaacatgtttttcttaaaacaaggttgattacATAtagacttctagcttctacaggagcagaacccttcgtttcacaaccacgtagctcgtggtcagtctacctcggatggtttagacattatgactgataatctaaatccttatggataaaatcaatgggatttttacttccggagtcggctgtgggcgggactgttgaggtctgTTTCGGGATGGGagataaacgctgatgcagttttaaatgttttatgatttcaGAAAGGAGGAGGTTAACCAAAATTTTATATTAATCATAATTTTTGTTGTCAAATTTCAAATCCATAAATGCAGCTTTCGAAATTAGAAGATTAAAAAGATTTAGCCTATAATAAAATATTGGTTAACCTCCTCTTATCTAAATTTTAGATATCAGATCCCCTTCTAATGGGAGGCATGAAAAcctttttattgtagcctactcttcTGTGGTCTCATGTTATAATTGTAAAAGAGTATTCATTTTAGTATTATGTGGGTGTCTTCATTGTTGAGCTATGTTTTTTGCAtttatatgtttttatgttacgCTTGTCCTTTTTTCTTACTGCTATGAACTTGCAAATAAagcattaataataaaaaaaagacaacattaaCATCCACAAATCTGCCAACTATAGGCTATCGTTAATTTAAGAGTTTAAACAGCGTTCAATTAATTGCATCATGCTCACTAACTTAACCGTGacttcatttagaaaataattcactatttcgtattctgaacatctgAATTTACCATCTTATTCTGAACATCTGAATTTATCGTTGGACACACCCATGCATGAGACGGGAAgcatgagacaggaggtctCCACGCAGCCATACACTCTTGGGTTTATTGGAGAATGAGCCATTGTTGTGCCATAAAGAATAAACAGGCATGCCCTTTGGAACAGTTTAATTCCTTTGCAACAGGTTTTATATTCCCACAGGCTAAGCCTCACCCTCTGCTAACCTGTTTgtttattaaacattaaagaaacACAAGTTGAAAATGAgtaagcagaaaataaaaaaataaaataagagttATGTTGTAAATTGGTGCTGACAGTAGAGGCTTGACTTTCAGTTACAGTATGGGGCCAGTATTGCAGTTAGAGCTAGTTCTATGCATGTGCATGTAAGTGTATCTGGAAAATGATGTGCAGTTTGTGTGTAGGCCTATATTCATAGCCTACATTTTGAAAATCAACATGAGACTGCTCTAATATTGTCCAAGTGTTATTCTGAGCTGCTATGAGCCTGAAGTGAAATGTGTCTGTGGAAACTGGAGGGTTATTTTTCAAATCAGCCTGAATTAGCTAAAATATAGCCTTAATTAGACATTTTCAAGAGCATTTATTTTGATATCCTACATCAGAATGGCCTGATATTGACTGAGGAACAGTCTAAGGTCCTCTGCTGTCACTCAAAGTGAAATGAGTCTGTGTAAACAGGAGGTTTCCTTTTCAGATCAGCCTGTATCAGAGTTCAAATATAACCATAATTAGACATTTTTAAGGGCTTTTATTTGAAATCCTACATCAGATTTGTCTGATATTTACTAAGTGACAGTCTAAGGTGGTGTACTATCACTCTGAAGTGAAATGAGTCTGCATAaacaggagtttttttttcagatcaGCCTGAATCAGAGTTTAAACATAGCCTTATTAGAGATTTTCTAGGGATTTAATTTTGAAAACCTACATCATACATCAATTAACGATttaatttaaaggtcccatggcatgaaaatttcactttctgaggttttttaacattaaaatgagttcccctagcctgcatggtcccccagtggctagaaatggcgatggGTGTAAACGAACGGGGTAAGCTTCTCCccggaacgcgtagctcctatggcgccattttgatgctaacaatccatcacctcccgttagcattccattgactgccattcattttggtgccactttgacagcgaataactttacatctgaagcgtttaaagactctatttgtccattgtttatttctaaagaaacacgacaatgtataaagggctccattaccttgtacctcatgttatggctccgtagcaggcgtttttgtaaaaataggctaatgattgtcataaccacgggacttactgtcgcacagtatgaaattaccgtacagtacaagagaagcttgcaggcagttttgacttacattagctgtttatgtttaatcactaacgttaactagcattttagttagcaataatttgcctgtgcctatgttatctccttacaaatacctacactctccgtctcagcaagattgggaatgattgagatttctcttggcacagctaccagaaaacttacaactttcagacacgttgctcacgtcacatctacgtcttcaagctcagttggaggctgcgctcagccatcaccggaaaagtgcttctaatatccttcactggtctccgtccagagcaatgggatctgttggtccattttatatatgtcaatggtgtaaaccgagccctgggtatcctgctctgcctttgagaaaattaaagctcagatgggccaatctggaatcttccctttatgatgtcataaggggaaaggttacctcccctttctctgctttgcccgcccagagaactggcccacccatgagaaagagagagacatcatggcttgcaaacaagcgaagcatggcagttggtcaaggccacacccccaccctgcccacctctctcctcctcaatagcatttaaagctaaagacacagaaatggctgtactaaggaaagctcattgtgggactggctctagtggctgtaattctgcaccaaggctgaatttcgggaaagagacttcagatacagtattatgggaccactgaggcctatataaaagcatccaaaaagcagcatgtcataggacctttaatattagatgtaacataaaataaaaagctttttaaatacaaaccaaattatattaatatagcAATGTATTGAAGATAATTGAGGTGAAAGAGGGATTATATGCAGTTAAGACAATATGTATATGAATAGAGTTCAATTCatacaataatataaataaaaagagaagcaaaacaaaaaactactttCCATCGATCACTCATTAGTAGTATTGGCAGTAGTAATAACCTCATAGGTAATGTTAATACTAAAATCAATTATTATGGAGTTAATGCTCCAAATCAATTTGCATGCATGAGTTCATCTCTACAGTGTGccctggcttttaaaaagcaacacAATTTAATTACAATTTAAACTCAGACAATATTTTGTGTGAAATTACAAATATGAAAattaaatatgttaaaaaataaatgatatgGTGTTACACTTTCTTCCCCTTTTTAGCATTATATTTAGCCGCAATCACACAGTAAATCAGTAGTAGGCTATCAGCATATcttgaaaaagtgattaaatcaataaaaatacTGCTGAAGAAGCTACcattaaacaatacaaaatacccctaatataaaagaaaataaagaagaaatgaaaaaaagaaaatatttaccAATGATGTAGGCCTATCATCCTACACCATGGCATGTGAAAAGATACCAACCACAAATGTGAcacttttatttctctttttgtaTTTATATAATTTAACTGAATCATGATGGCTACATCTTTGCATTGTGTTTTGCGTTTTAAAAATATAGTGTAAGTCCTTACAGGGGCGATAGAGCAACATtataaactaataataatacagttaTAGGTTATTCATGTAGTTCTCCCCATGATTTGTATGTGCGAGACCGGAAGATGTCTGTGGTGTCTTGAAAGTAATACGGGATTGGCCAAaagtttggcatgacacagaaataaaattgaactaaCTAACTAATTTTAATCTACAGCGTAaagttataaataaatgtagtggagtaaaatgtacaatacagtggtgctcataagtttatgaacccatgcggtgactaaaaagaggaataaaaaaaatcatcttttggaactTAATCTtgatgccttaattaaaaaaaaattgaaaaaatccaacctttaaggacatcaattttctttgtgaatgaataatgtattgtaaataaagaaatgttcttccttaaaagaCAGGGGGCAAGTAAGCacatgttaaattcccatagaggcaggcagatttttatttttaaaggccagttattttaTGGATCCAGGATACATCCTGATaaaggaattaaaatagccccacatcatcacatacccttcaccatatctagagattggcatggggtactttccataaaataacatgaaataactggcctttaaaaataaaaatctgcctgcctctatgggaatttaacataggggtgtacttacttatgccccctgtattttaaggacgaacatttatttatttttcctaatttttttaattaaggcattaagatcaatttccaaaagatgatatttttattcctctttttagtcaactttagcatgggttcataaacttatgagcaccactgtatttcCCTCTTACATGT
Coding sequences within it:
- the sqor gene encoding sulfide:quinone oxidoreductase, mitochondrial isoform X1, yielding MAALHRLGQCHFTRIAISHFHTSSRASAKQHYKMLVLGGGTGGISMSARMKRMMGAENVAVVEPSEMHYYQPIWTLVGAGAKTLTSSSRSTASVMPSGVKWVKSKVQEINPDTNTIRTDDGSEISYEYLIVALGLQLHFEKIKGLPEGFEYPKIGSNYSVQTVEKTWKALQDFKEGNAVFTFPNTPVKCAGAPQKIMYLTDAFLRKTGKRDKANVIYNTSLPVLFGIKKYADSLWDIVKQRDLQVNLRQNLIEVRADKKEAVFENLDKPGETKVFEYEMLHVTPPMGPNLVIKGSPLADEAGWLDVNKDHLQHKRYPNVFGIGDCTNLPTAKTGAAVAAQTAILNRTISKIMKNEKPDKTYDGYTSCPLVTSYNTVILAEFDYNGQPLETFPINQAKERRTMYHMKADVMPHLYWHGLLRGLWGGPGPYRKLFHLGMK
- the sqor gene encoding sulfide:quinone oxidoreductase, mitochondrial isoform X2, whose translation is MHYYQPIWTLVGAGAKTLTSSSRSTASVMPSGVKWVKSKVQEINPDTNTIRTDDGSEISYEYLIVALGLQLHFEKIKGLPEGFEYPKIGSNYSVQTVEKTWKALQDFKEGNAVFTFPNTPVKCAGAPQKIMYLTDAFLRKTGKRDKANVIYNTSLPVLFGIKKYADSLWDIVKQRDLQVNLRQNLIEVRADKKEAVFENLDKPGETKVFEYEMLHVTPPMGPNLVIKGSPLADEAGWLDVNKDHLQHKRYPNVFGIGDCTNLPTAKTGAAVAAQTAILNRTISKIMKNEKPDKTYDGYTSCPLVTSYNTVILAEFDYNGQPLETFPINQAKERRTMYHMKADVMPHLYWHGLLRGLWGGPGPYRKLFHLGMK